From one Vicia villosa cultivar HV-30 ecotype Madison, WI unplaced genomic scaffold, Vvil1.0 ctg.001413F_1_1, whole genome shotgun sequence genomic stretch:
- the LOC131635036 gene encoding uncharacterized protein LOC131635036: MAARRHDYVDDITSAKESWDIVIQIGDKIQASVRKVILSFQSKICDGTVYNLKSFGVAANSGAYRTTKHKFKLSLQSGTPTQGLQKLETALLITISPYRLVSFLEIVGKIDMDYLIEVVAIVSAVGRERVYERNCVTTKFNVIELESNGMKLECILFGTYVDALDAFLQTGYIGKFVVLAECLKVKMYNGKVQL; the protein is encoded by the exons ATGGCCGCTAGAAGACATGACTATGTTGACGACATCACTTCTGCCAAGGAATCATGGGACATTGTTATTCAAATT GGTGACAAGATACAAGCTTCAGTTAGGAAAGTCATATTGTCTTTTCAATCTAAGATATGTGATGGAACTGTGTATAATTTGAAATCCTTTGGTGTTGCCGCTAATTCTGGAGCTTATAGGACTACAAAACATAAATTCAAGTTGAGTTTGCAAAGTGGCACG CCTACACAAGGCCTCCAAAAACTTGAGACAGCTCTGCTGATAACAATCTCTCCTTATAGATTGGTATCTTTTCTAGAAATTGTTGGGAAAATTGATATGGACTATTTGATCg AAGTTGTGGCAATTGTATCTGCTGTGGGACGTGAAAGGGTTTATGAAAGGAATTGTGTCACCACTAAGTTTAATGTGATTGAGTTAGAGTCTAATGG AATGAAACTTGAATGCATACTTTTTGGAACATATGTTGATGCCCTTGATGCATTCCTACAGACTGGCTACATAGGAAAATTTGTCGTGCTTGCTGAGTGTCTGAAAGTTAAAATGTATAATGGGAAAGTACAATTGTAG